GAAAATCTGTTGTGATTGAAGGAGACACCTTAGAGCCGAATGTGTTTCCTTTAAAAGTAGGAATTGGGATGAAATCTAAAACTGATTCAATATCTTTTTTTCCGACTTTAAATATTCTAAAAATTCGGAAGAAGAGAACCTTGTGGATAGAAAAGATATCCATTTCGGAATAGAATATAATTTAAACGACGCTCTAACTTTAAAAACAGGATTTTTTACACAATTGGATTATAGAACTTACAATTTAACTCAGAAGAATTCGGTTTAGGTAACTATCACCAGCTATTTATCACATTTGGTCTATTTTATAAAATCAATTCGTTGAAAATTAATTTATCTTTAATGGATAGCCACTTATTTTCTCATGGTCCAATTGGACAAACTTACATAAATACAGGGTTAAGTTATTGTTTCTAAAGCTTTTTATATTAACTACTGATTTTAAAAGATTCTCAAAAATACTTTTTCTTCTTAAATTCTTTTGAATCTTGGAATATCTGTGTCTATTCGGAGCTATTTCTCTTTTTAAAATATTAGGGTTATTTTTTATCCTTCTCTTGACAAAAACTTATATTTTTGATATTAATTAAACATGCGAATTGGTTTTGGATATGACTTACATCGATTGGCTAAAAACCGGAAACTCGTAATTGGGGGAGTCAAAATAAAAAGCCCTTTTGGTCTTCTCGGACATTCTGACGGAGATGTGCTCATACACTCAATTATTGATTCTCTACTCGGTGCTTTTGCTCTAAACGATATTGGAACACATTTTCCCAATACGGACGATACCTACAAAAATATTTCTAGTTTATATTTATTGAAAGAAACAATCAAAAAAATTCCAGGTAAAGTTCTCAATATTGATGCAACAATAATTGCAGAATCTCCAAAAATGGCCCCTTATATTCCTTCTATGAGGGAAAATATTGCAAAAACTCTTGGCATTGATGTTTCATCTGTTTCCATTAAAGCCAAGACCAACGAGGGGCTTGGTCCTGTTGGAAGAAATGAAGCTATTGCTTGTTATTGTGTTTGCCTTTGCGAGGAAATAAAAAAATGATTTTATTTTTAATCTTATCTCTTACACCCACCGAAGATTTTAGATACGCGAAGGGTCTTTTTGAAGATGGATTTTACGATATTGCAGAGACAGAATTAACTGATTTTCTAAATAATTATCCAAATAGTGTCTTTGCTCCTGAAGCTTCTCTACTTCTTTTGAAATCTCTATTTAAGCAAGAAAAGTTTAAAGAATCAGTTGTTAAATGTAAGGAGTTTATTTTTAAATATCCTTCTAAAAAAGAAGAGATCCTTATTGAATGGGGTAAAGCAGAGATAAAACTCTCCAATTTTGATTCTGCAATAAAGGTAATAAATCAAATAATGGATAAAGATAAAAGAGAACTTTATCTCGGAGAAGTTTATTATGCAAAAGGAGAATTTAGACAGGCTATAAAGCATTATTCTAAATCCAACCTTCCTTACAGTGAATTAAGTATTGGATGGACTTATTTAGAATTAAAAGACTACAAAAAAGCAGCAGAGATTTTTTCAAAACTTAAAGGAGAATATAAAGAAGAAGGTTCTTTTCTTTACGCGAAATCTTTATTTCTTCTAAACGATAAGAATTCTGAAAAAGCTTTTCTTTCTTATATTGAAAACTTTCCAAAAGGAAAATACAAAGGGAGAGCATATTCTTACCTTGCGGATCTTAGCGAAGCAAAGGGAAAAATTGAAGAAGCAATTAATTATCTTAAAAATATTCCGAGTGTGGATCCATCTCTTACTGGGTTTTCTTATTATAGAATTGGTATAGTTGAATACGAAAGAGGAAATTATGATACGGCTCTTGAATATTTTGACTCTATTAAGGAAGGAGATCCTTATTTCTGGGATGGAGCTTATTGGAAAGGTTTAACTTTTCAAAAACAAAATAAAATTGATGAAGCTATTTCTCTATTTTCTCTAATTGTTAAAGAAAGTCCAAGTCTCAAAAATGAAGCTCTTTTTGAAATAGCTCAAATATATAAAAATAGAAAAGAATATTTCAAAGCAAAAGAATTCTTTGAAAAAGTTAAAGGTGAATTAGAAGACGAAGCAAATATTGAAATAGGGAATATTTTACTAAAAGAAGAGAAATATAATGAAGCTTATTTGAAATTCAAAGAGGTAGTAGAAAATAAGAAAGGAAATGTTTCTCTTGCTTTATTCCAATCTGCAATAGCAAAAAAGAAAATGAATGATTTTGAAGGTTCCTTAAGTATATTAGAAACGTATGAGAGACAATTTCCCGAAGGCGAAGAGATTGATGAAGCGCTCCTATTAAAAGGTGATTTATATCAAAATTTAAAGGATTATAAAAGATCCTTAGAAGAGTATGGTAAAGTTAATTTAAAAAGATCCCCGGAACTAACTCCTTACGCCCTTGAAGGCAAAGCATGGGCTTTAATGGGTCTTAAGAAATATGAGGAAGCATTTAAATCCCTGGAGGAACTATCTGAAAGATTCCCAGATTTCTGTAGTAGAGCAGAAGTTTATCTCCAACTTGGGAATGCAGCTTATGCAATGGGTGACTTAAAGTCTGCAGAAAGAGCTTATCGTCAAGTAAAAGGGGAAAAGAAACCAGAGGCTTTATTTAATCTTGCAAAAATGTTCTTTGAAAGTAGAGAATACAATAAAGCAATTGAAGAATTTCTAAATATAAAGAGAAATTTTTCTCTCTCAAAATATAGTGAGATAAGTTCTTATTATATAGCGCTTTCTCTTAGAAAAAAGAATGATTTTCTTGCTTCAAACAGGGAACTTTACTATCTGATTTCTGAATCTCAAAATATAGAAATCTTAACACAGTCCTTTTTACTTCTTGGAGATAATTACTTTGATCAAGCAAAATTTGATTCTTCTTACAAATACTATACAAAAAGCCTTTCTTTAATAAGAGAATTACTTAAAGATGAGG
The sequence above is a segment of the candidate division WOR-3 bacterium genome. Coding sequences within it:
- the ispF gene encoding 2-C-methyl-D-erythritol 2,4-cyclodiphosphate synthase, producing the protein MRIGFGYDLHRLAKNRKLVIGGVKIKSPFGLLGHSDGDVLIHSIIDSLLGAFALNDIGTHFPNTDDTYKNISSLYLLKETIKKIPGKVLNIDATIIAESPKMAPYIPSMRENIAKTLGIDVSSVSIKAKTNEGLGPVGRNEAIACYCVCLCEEIKK
- a CDS encoding tetratricopeptide repeat protein; this encodes MILFLILSLTPTEDFRYAKGLFEDGFYDIAETELTDFLNNYPNSVFAPEASLLLLKSLFKQEKFKESVVKCKEFIFKYPSKKEEILIEWGKAEIKLSNFDSAIKVINQIMDKDKRELYLGEVYYAKGEFRQAIKHYSKSNLPYSELSIGWTYLELKDYKKAAEIFSKLKGEYKEEGSFLYAKSLFLLNDKNSEKAFLSYIENFPKGKYKGRAYSYLADLSEAKGKIEEAINYLKNIPSVDPSLTGFSYYRIGIVEYERGNYDTALEYFDSIKEGDPYFWDGAYWKGLTFQKQNKIDEAISLFSLIVKESPSLKNEALFEIAQIYKNRKEYFKAKEFFEKVKGELEDEANIEIGNILLKEEKYNEAYLKFKEVVENKKGNVSLALFQSAIAKKKMNDFEGSLSILETYERQFPEGEEIDEALLLKGDLYQNLKDYKRSLEEYGKVNLKRSPELTPYALEGKAWALMGLKKYEEAFKSLEELSERFPDFCSRAEVYLQLGNAAYAMGDLKSAERAYRQVKGEKKPEALFNLAKMFFESREYNKAIEEFLNIKRNFSLSKYSEISSYYIALSLRKKNDFLASNRELYYLISESQNIEILTQSFLLLGDNYFDQAKFDSSYKYYTKSLSLIRELLKDEDSFSLLYAARGILLSINNLKGYREMEEEGKELIRLLKGKIGIEEKINELIGDILFSSGEYNRAISYLEHSKNPESFYKIGLAFLKINKKDYAIQFLEKSARTPEFKDKAYFELGKIELDNGNINKAKEYFTMSSLAEASIMYALCLKKEGKEKEAIQKLLILRDKTEGVAYLEIAKIQIEQKNYEEALKNLEKAIGFRKTEAEAYYLTGKVLFETNKKEEALKFLLKLRYLHPESEFIAPSLYLISEIMISKKDKEKAILYLKEIIERKEEPWLTKAKEKLSDLNK